The window CTACCGCGTCTCGGGTACAGAAACTGCGCTGTTGATTTTTTTGTGATCTATGAATTCATTTTGATGTTCTTTTAAATCAGATTGATGCTTGATTCTTTCCCCCTCAGGTATGAAGTCCAAAGTGGATGAATTGAAAGCCGCTTATGACCGCGAGGAGTGCCCCTGCCTGGAGGAGTACGACCCCCACACGGTGGCCAGCCTACTGAAGCAGTACCTGCGCGAGCTGCCCGAGAACCTGCTGGGCCGAGACCTGGCCCTGCGCTTCGAGGACGCCTGCGGGCGGCAGGTGGAGGCGGAGAAGATGGCCGAGTTCCAGAGGCTGCTGGCCGAGGTGCCGTTACAGAGCCGGCTGCTTCTCACCTGGCTCGTCACGCACATGGACCACGTCATCACCAGGGAGGCGGACACCAAGATGAATATTCAGAATATCTCCATCGTCCTCAACCCAACCATACAGGTCAGAGAGCAATAACAAAGGGAGACCTCTTCGAATGTTACAGATGGCAGTAATTCAGCTGCCACGGgaaaagtaaacatgaaataaaaagaatgtcTTAAGCTCAGGCTCAAGTGTATCTCAAAGATAAGAAGATGCCCCTCAGCAACAGAGCAATTGAGTTTTTCAGTCAGCCAGTTTTCTTTAAAACCCTGGCCTAGTTTCTGGGATCTAATTTATTCCCTTAGGAGACGTCTCTCCGGCTGCTCCATTTATTCTGAAGCAACAGCAGGATGGGCAACAACGGCTTTAAAGTAATACTCAATTAGTGGGTGGAGTCTGAAGTCAGTTTAATTAGGCTGAGTAAATATGTCAGAATTTCAGTTGTGGAGAAGGAGGCAATTGTGTTTTATAGTTGAGTCTGAAACACGTGATACAAACTCTTATCCGACCCACACGCACTGGAAGACGACATGCCATCAGTGCAGCGCGCTGAAGCTGCTTTGCTTTGTGTTCACCGGTTTGTTTACCTCACATTCAGATTGGGAACCGGGTCCTTTACATGTTCTTCACACACGTGAGGGAGCTGTTTGGAGACGTCGTCCTGAAGCCGGTGGTGCGGCCCCTCCGCTGGTCCAACATGGCCACCATGCCGGCGCTGCCCGAGACCCAAGACGACGTCAAAGAGGAGATCCGGCGACAGGTTCGACAGAATCGATCAATGGAGCATTAAGGGAACAGTGTTATTTATAAACCTAAATATCTCTTCTAGAGGGATATAACACACTCTGTCTAGTTCATACGAAACTGACGCCCGAGACAAAATAGGAAGTAGTCCTGCACATAAAACTGAAACTTTTTTACTGTGGATTATGAAGTGAATTAATAGTCCCGAATCCTTTTCTTGCTTAAGGACTGAAAGAAAGACTCTGGAAATCAATTAGTCGGGTATATTACAATTGGAAGTTCTCTAAAATAATTAGATATCCTTTTAATTAAAGATAAGTTGTTTACACATTTGAGTGTGTTGGTAATGCAATAAGCAGCTTCTGTTCCCTTTATTTTCCATTGTTTTCCATTTATCTTGTCCTCGGTGTCTCAGTCCTCCAGGACTTGATATTCTCTCATGTGCAGAAGTATTGGCTATATCATTTATATGCCAGCtcataaaatgtacaaaaaaagcaATGCGTTGTTTTCTCTTGAGCAGACTTCTGTACTGTGTAATACTGTTGTTTATGTTCTTGTGTTTTAGGAGTTCCTGCTCAACTGCCTGCACAGAGACCTGCAGGCGGGGGTGAAGGACTTATCCAAAGAGGAGCGTCTATGGGAGGTTCAGAGAATCTTGACCGCTCTAAAACGCAAACTGAGGGAGGCTAAACGTCAGGTAACTTGTGTCACGACGCTGTATGTGAGAACGTTGTTTATGTCATCGTTGAATAAGGGAAGAAACATTCAAACCAACTTACTGGAAGCTGTTCAATGAACGTGGTAGTTGGTTGGTTACCACGTGACACGATCCACTACTTTCCATCTTCCCTCCTTTGGCCTTTTAGGAGTGTGAGACTAAAATAGCCCAGGAGATCGCAAGCCTCTCAAAGGAAGACGTTTCAAAAGAGGAAATGACAGAGAATGAAGAGGAAgtcatcatcctcctcttgGCACAGGTGAGTCattcaaacgcacacaaacacaagtgaaTAAGGAACGTGTTTGAACTACAAGACGGAGCCCTCCATGTGTGACAACCTGAGATGGAACCGTCTTGTGTCTCCACAATCAGGAGAACGAGATCCTGAccgagcaggaggagctgatctCGCTGGAGCAGGTGTTTCGTAGACTGATTGCCACAGAGAAGGAGGAAATCGAGAGACTGCGAGCAGAGATCGCCGACATCCAGAGGTCAGATAAAGACTGGGCTGGGCCTGGGCTGCTAAATGTGTTGTGGTACGACGCACAACTGCCATTACATGCTGTGACGGTCTCAACCGTAACGCAGCGGTGTGTTCCTCAGTCGTCAGCAGGGCCGCAGTGAGACAGAGGAGTATTCATCAGACAGCGAAAGTGAGAGTGAAGATGAGGAAGAGCTGCAGATCATTCTGGAGGACCTGCAGAAGCAAAACGAGGAACTGGAGGTGAGCAAAACATTTGATGTACTCGATGCTTACAGTCGTTTTGTAGTAAACCGTTATTTAAAAGGAAGTGAAAGTGAAGTACAAGTTGATTTAAAGTATGTTGACTTCCGACAAAGTAAAGTCTCAGAATGTTGTTTGTGCTCATGAAATGGAAATTCTTAGTGCCCAgtttttggtgtgttttctctgtcttAACAAATGCCGTCTTGTGTCTTTATTGCCGCGTAGAACAAAAACACCCATCTGAACCAGGCCATTCACGAGGAGCAGGAAGCCATCTTGGAGCTCCGcgtccagctccgcctcctgcagagccacaaactgcagcaggaacTGACCGTCCAGCCGCCGGCCGAGCAGGCCCcgcccctgcagccgagcccgGAGCCCCGCGCCGAGGAGCAAACCAAACGCTCTGTGGCcacggtggcggcggcggcggcccccgCAGATTCTGCCGCTTCGTCCAATGGCAAGGCAGCCAAGGATCCTTCAAAACCCTCCCCGAACAAAGACAGGAGGGACACCCACATGTGAGACGTTTGGTGGCTCCGTGCTGCCAAACGTCCCCGCCGGCGGCCAGTTGTCCTCCAGTGTCTCCCACTAATGAAGCAGTTTGGGTTAAGAAATAGCATTTAAAAACCACCCATGTATcacaaagttttattttttgctgttACGGTTTTCTAAAAGATGATCATGAACCATAATGaactctgtccctgtctgtcacTACGTCCCTCAGCCAGGTGCATATCGTGCGAGTTAGAATAGAGACCACTGTGCCAATACCGAACATGCCGCACTGGCCATGTCTTCCCCCAAAGAACCACTAATACAAACGCTTAGGGTTGGTGcttctatatattatatattaaagtAGTATTCTGAAGAATACCCGTGAGCATTCAAGAAACCCGATGATTTTAAGTTACAGCTTTTtagtaatatataaatatgtgtataaatatattgtaGGTGCTCTCGTTTGGTAGAACAGCAGATGCAAATAAGACCCGGTGGCGTCGAACCGCTCCCACCGACCGGTGGACGGAAAGTGTCTTTGTCACCGTAAAACGTGTCCAGACATCTGGAGGTTGCGTCGTGTCCGTCCCGCTCTCCGCTCTGTGGCGCAAATATCGTCTGTTCTTTCCGCCTCCGTTTGCACAAAAATGTGTCAAAACAACGTGTCTCCAGTTTTATGACGGATTTATGTCCTTGGGTATGGTCACTGTCGCCAAAATATGTGTACGGGGACACGCAGGAGACTCATTtagatttgttgtgttttcgattgtgttttttaagggGTAGGTTCATGGTATGTGGAGTTACTGTTCACGGCTTCAGTTGGAAGTGagtaaaagaaatacattttaaaaagtcaatCGTTATATTTCACAACTGATCCATGACTATTGCAAAGTACTGTCCTTGTTCAGTGATATTTAAAGCAGGCACGGGCGGCACTTACTTACCGATTGTGTACATCCATTGTAAAATTGCAAATATACTGTATTCTCAGCTTTTATGTTTGGTCAtacattccttttttatttttaatggccTGTATGCAGTACACTAGTGTGACTGCTCCAGAGTCGGGATAATCAAAGCAATCTCACCTGAACTCCCAACACAGCATGTTAACAATCCTGTGActgaaaacagataaatgctAAATTGGGCTTGGAAGCTTCTCATGAGGTTATTTTTCCATGTTGTAGCTTTTTGTTGCAGTCAGAATAATGCTGTGAAGAATAAAGTGTTGATGAAAAACGATTCGTTTGCGTCTCTTTCCCTGACTCGCATCCTTTACCTTACTCATGAACTATGTCAGCTGGAAATGTGGTCCGGATTTGGTGCGTCCTGTTTTCCATTACAGCTTCTCTGAATACTTTCCCCTCTCCCCACCCAATGGGTTTCTTAGATGGATCACTTGCATCCATTTTGAGGAAGTGAagtattttaagttttgagtttttttctaCGAAGAAACGCCTCGTTAGCAAAGACATAGTTGAACGGATGACTGTTTCGTCATTGCTTTAACTAGTTTGCCGATTTAGAAAGAAGCAACGTCAAGTTACACAAAACATGCAGAACAATAGCGGAAACCAGCAAAATGGGCTTCAAAATGAAAGTTTAACAACTCGTGGGACGAGCTCCATATAAATTGAAAGAAATATATTCAAACCAAATTTTTGGATTTTCCCCTCAAATTGATATATTACCAAAATGCAAAGGTCACACATCCAAATGAACGGACACGTTGACACACCCATAGTTATTTTACAGTAGCGTCATAATGGAGAAATGCACAACAAAACTAAACTATAATATTCATTATATCAGTCTATCtcgctcttattttgaaagtcacCCCCGGAAGTCCTACAAGTAGCGACACCAGCGTCGCAGACGGCCGGTTACTCTGTCTCTCTGGGGCTGGGTTTCTCTTACCCAAGAAGAGGGGAGAAAACAATTCCATCACGATGAGACAAAGGCACCGAGTCAacactttaaaaataattatttaaaaaaaactttcgaAATTCACCATGGCCATAAGGGAGCTCAAAGTTTGCCTCTTAGGGGTAAGTGACGTGATGTTTTTGTTGATCAACTTTCGGGGAAAAATTCCCGGTCCGCTTCGAGTGTAACGTAACTTTAAACCGAAAACATTTTACCGTCAAGAGCAACATTTACAAACCCGCGCTGACTCGTTCTGTAACGGGGGATAACTTGT is drawn from Gasterosteus aculeatus chromosome 3, fGasAcu3.hap1.1, whole genome shotgun sequence and contains these coding sequences:
- the ralbp1 gene encoding ralA-binding protein 1 — its product is MTECFLPPSSSPAEQRRAEHAGGVARTPSSEEISPTKFPGLYRTGEPSPPHDGHHHETPDAYVSDDDKEHSKKKNKFKKKEKRTEGYAAFQEDSSADEAESPSKMKRSKGIHVFKKPSFSKKKEKDFKVKEKGPKEDKAKDKKSKDLTAADVVKQWKEKKKKKKPTTEVEPVPVEIPTFRPIFGAPLTEAVKRTALYDGIQLPAVFRECVDYIESYGMKCEGIYRVSGMKSKVDELKAAYDREECPCLEEYDPHTVASLLKQYLRELPENLLGRDLALRFEDACGRQVEAEKMAEFQRLLAEVPLQSRLLLTWLVTHMDHVITREADTKMNIQNISIVLNPTIQIGNRVLYMFFTHVRELFGDVVLKPVVRPLRWSNMATMPALPETQDDVKEEIRRQEFLLNCLHRDLQAGVKDLSKEERLWEVQRILTALKRKLREAKRQECETKIAQEIASLSKEDVSKEEMTENEEEVIILLLAQENEILTEQEELISLEQVFRRLIATEKEEIERLRAEIADIQSRQQGRSETEEYSSDSESESEDEEELQIILEDLQKQNEELENKNTHLNQAIHEEQEAILELRVQLRLLQSHKLQQELTVQPPAEQAPPLQPSPEPRAEEQTKRSVATVAAAAAPADSAASSNGKAAKDPSKPSPNKDRRDTHM